Genomic segment of Methanomicrobia archaeon:
CATACCGCTGCTCCTCTTCCTTGAGCAGGTCTCGAACTGGCTGCGGCGGTACCGGATCTTCGATCGATTTTTCGACTGGCTCTTCGCGCGCACACGTCGCTACAACGCTCGCATGGAGAAGTACGGCGCACTCGGCCTCGCATCCTTCGTGGCTATTCCGCTGCCCATCACGGGCGCGTGGACCGGCTGTGCAGTCGCCTTCGTCTTCGGCATTCGGTTCAAATATGCGTTCCCAACGATCTTTGCGGGCGTGCTAATCGCCGGCGTGATCATGACGCTCTGGTATATGGGTATGCTGGTGATTTTTTAGCGTTACGCAGAAACGAGGATTTATCGCGTGAAGCTCACGTTTTTAACACCCCGAGCCAGTGTTTTTGTAAGATAAAGAATGGAGCTCGAGTTCGAAGACGGGAAACGAATACGGTTCGCGCGCGAGCTCTTTGAGCTGGATAAGTTCGTGGTTGAGTTCGTCCGCATTCTTCAAAGACTGGGGATACGGTACGTGGTGTCGAGCGGTTCTATCACCATCCTTTTCGGACGGACGCGAACAACAAAGGACATCGATGTTCTCAGTGAAAAACGCTCCAGCAGTGATATTCGCCAAAAAAGAGCAATTAATTCCGAATATCGAGTTCAAATTTGTCAAAGATGATGTTGATTATTACAGTCTTACCGAAGCGATGGAGGTTATGGTACGTGATACTACGCTGAACATCTCTCCGTTGGAACTGCAGATTGCGTATAAGTGTTCCGGGGCTCGGAGAATGATCTGGAGGACGCTGCGTTTTGGTTTATGCTCTTTAAAGAGCATCTTGATTTTAAAAAACGTATCAAGTTCCTGAACAGTTTCGGGATTGATGATACGATTGTCAAGGAGTATCTGAAAGGCGTGCAATGAACCTTGATCTGAAAGAGCTGGAAGCGAAGAAGGAAGCGAAATCGGAAGGAGCGCTTGAAGTTCAGCGAGCTGCAGATGGAATGGCTAAACGCACGCCAAATGCAGTTTGTTCAAAGCAACAGGCGGCGCTTATCAATGCGGTCCTCGCGAGCGCGCCGCGCTCTGGAAAAAGAAAGGAGCGTGGAAAAGAGGTCTAGTTCCTGGGTGCCGACTGACGCTGGCATCAACCAAAAATCTACGACCAAAAAACGTCGCGGATGACTTTTATACCTGAGCCCACAAGAGATGAACGAGCGCGCATGAATCGGGCAATAGATCTTATACTCAGGATCGTTGTTTCGCTTGCGATCTTCATCGTTGTCATGTTCTTCGTCGCCTGGTTGCTCGAGGATGTTATTTACTTTTCGCTCTTCATCGGCATCCCCGCGGGTCTCATCAGTGCACTGATTGCCTTCGTGGTGCTTACCCGCTATCGCGGCAAATCATAAACCGAGTGTGTGAGTCGCAACGGCTACGCTAGCCGGTCG
This window contains:
- a CDS encoding ligand-binding protein SH3, giving the protein MPGDFASVLEILLVILTAMTPISELRGAILLALQLGMSPVQAYIYSVFGNMLPVIPLLLFLEQVSNWLRRYRIFDRFFDWLFARTRRYNARMEKYGALGLASFVAIPLPITGAWTGCAVAFVFGIRFKYAFPTIFAGVLIAGVIMTLWYMGMLVIF